In Mauremys reevesii isolate NIE-2019 linkage group 14, ASM1616193v1, whole genome shotgun sequence, a single window of DNA contains:
- the LOC120381679 gene encoding zinc finger protein 70-like: RIHTGERPYTCSECGKSFSRRSHLITHRIIHTGERPYTCSECGKSFSQRSNLIKHERIHTGETPYTCSECGKSFSRRSNLIIHQRIYTGETPYMCSECGKSFNHCSALIKHRRIHTGERPYTCSECGKSFSQCSNLIKHRKIHMGEKSYGCSECGKCFFHHSDLILHQRIHTGEKPYTCSECGKSFSQSSVLIRHCRMHIGEKPYMCTECGKSFNRRSNLIRHRKIHLGEKP; the protein is encoded by the coding sequence agaatccacacaggagaaaggccgtacacatgctctgagtgcgggaaaagcttcagtcggcgctcacaccttatcacacatcgaataatccacacgggagaaagaccctacacatgctctgagtgtgggaaaagctttagtcagcgctcaaaccttatcaaacatgagagaatccacacaggagagacgccctacacatgctctgagtgcgggaaaagcttcagtcggcgctcaaaccttatcatacatcagagaatctacacaggggagacgccctacatgtgctctgagtgtgggaaaagcttcaatcactgctctgcccttatcaaacatcgaagaatccacacaggagaaaggccgtacacatgctctgagtgtgggaaaagctttagtcagtgctcaaaccttatcaaacataggaaaatccacatgggtgagaaatcttatggatgctctgagtgtgggaaatgtttctttcaTCATTCAGAcctcatcttacatcagagaatccacacaggggagaagccctacacatgctctgagtgtgggaaaagctttagtcagagctctgtCCTTATCAGACATTGTAGAATGCACataggagagaagccctacatgtgcactgagtgtgggaaaagcttcaatcggcgctcaaaccttatcagacataggaaaatccaccTTGGAGAGAAGCCCTag